In Archocentrus centrarchus isolate MPI-CPG fArcCen1 chromosome 1, fArcCen1, whole genome shotgun sequence, the following proteins share a genomic window:
- the LOC115787662 gene encoding myeloid-associated differentiation marker-like protein 2, which produces MDSHGGPYLNHKALCSPLGAARLCQLALGCAVIAMVTHTAGYSGSHGVFCMAAWCFCFAMSVLVFFLDATHLYSYLPVSWDNLTVTCAAFATLMYVTASVVYPLFFVQSECPYAGCDVRDFRIAVTVCSILGTLAYGAEVALCRARPGQIVTGYMATVSGLLKVVQGFVACIIFGAVANRSQYSQYAATIYCVVVYAFCFALTALVVIMTVCRRTKAVCCIAFDRFVVVCTLLEVLLYLSASVVWPVFCFDTKYGSPWRPSSCPQGKCPWDSKVVVAVFSFVNFGLYLADLIYSQGIRFVSSHMPSNSRV; this is translated from the exons ATGGATTCCCACGGTGGTCCCTACCTCAACCATAAGGCTCTTTGCTCACCTCTGGGTGCAGCCCGCCTCTGTCAGTTAGCTTTGGGCTGTGCTGTGATTGCGATGGTGACCCACACTGCTGGCTACAGTGGCTCACACGGTGTGTTCTGCATGGCGGCGTGGTGCTTTTGCTTCGCCATGTCAGTTCTAGTGTTCTTCCTGGATGCAACTCATCTCTACAGCTACCTGCCCGTGTCCTGGGACAACCTCACAGTCACATGTGCTGCCTTTGCAACGCTCAT GTATGTGACAGCCTCTGTTGTTtatcctctgttctttgtgcaATCTGAGTGCCCCTACGCCGGCTGTGATGTCAGAGATTTCCGCATTGCCGTCACCGTCTGCTCCATCCTGGGGACTCTGGCCTACGGGGCAGAAGTGGCGTTGTGCCGAGCTAGGCCAGGCCAGATTGTGACGGGCTATATGGCCACAGTCTCCGGCCTTCTCAAAGTTGTTCAAGGTTTCGTAGCCTGCATCATCTTTGGCGCTGTTGCCAACAGGAGTCAGTATTCCCAATATGCAGCTACAATCTACTGTGTTGTCGTGTATGCTTTCTGCTTTGCTCTGACAGCACTGGTGGTTATAATGACTGTATGCAGGCGGACCAAGGCTGTGTGCTGCATAGCCTTTGACCGCTTTGTGGTAGTGTGCACCCTTCTGGAAGTACTGCTCTACCTGAGTGCATCAGTGGTGTGGCCAGTGTTCTGCTTTGACACAAAATATGGCTCCCCATGGAGACCGTCATCCTGTCCACAGGGGAAGTGTCCGTGGGACAGTAAGGTTGTGGTGGCCGTGTTCTCCTTCGTCAACTTTGGACTGTATTTGGCCGACCTGATCTACTCACAGGGGATCAGATTTGTCTCCTCACATATGCCCAGTAACTCACGGGTCTAA